The Eggerthella guodeyinii sequence GCGCCCGAGCGAGCGGTCGCTTTCCCGTGGCGGACGGCGACCCGTCTCCGGTAGACGGTGCGTTTGCCACCGCGGTGCGGTATCGACGAACGGCCTGGATAACGCGTCGGCGGCAGGGCGCTCGGAGGGGGCGCGGGACTGCTATACTGGCTGGCAGCAACCAATCGTGTTCCGTGCGGAAGGAACGTCCATGAGCGAGACCGAGCGCATACGCCTCACCCACCTCACCGAGAAGGGCGGTTGAGCGGCGAAGTGGGGTCCGGGCGACCTCGAAGAGATACTGAAGGACATCGCGCCGCCTCCCGACGCCGACCTGCTGCTGGGCTTCGACACGTCCGACGACGCCGCCGTGTACCGCCTGGACGACGAGACGGCCGCCGTGCTGACGCTCGACTTCTTCACGCCGGTGGTGGACGATCCCTACGAGTTCGGCGCCATCGCCGCGGCCAACGCGCTGTCCGACGTGTTCGCCATGGGCGCGAAGCCGCTGACCGCGCTCAACATCCTCGCCTTCCCGTGCAGCCTGGGAACCGACGTGGTGGGTGACGTGCTGCGCGGCGGCGCCGACAAGGTGGCCGAGGCCGGCGCGTTCGTGGTGGGCGGCCATTCCATCGAGGACGACGAGCCCAAGTACGGGCTGTCGGTGTTCGGCACCGTGCACCCCGACCGCATCGTCCGCAACGGCGGCGCGCTGCCGGGCGACGCGCTGTTCTACACGAAGGCCATCGGCTCGGGGCTCATGAACTCGGCGTTCCGCGCCGGGTTCGAGGACGACGAGGGCATGCGCCCCGTCATCGACTCCATGATGGAGCTCAACAAGGCGGGTGCCGAGGCCATGGCGAGCGTGCACGTGCACGCCGCCACCGACGTGACGGGCTTCGGGCTGGCGGGCCATCTCCACGAGATGCTCGACGCCTCCGGCGCCTCGGCCGAGCTCGTCTGGGAGGACCTGCCCCTGTTCGAGGGCGCCTACCGGTACTCCTGCGACTTCTGCCGCCCCGCCAAGACGTTCGGCATCGTGGACTGGGCGCGCGCCTTCGTGGAGCAGGGCGCGCTCGGCGACGAGGAGTTCGAGAACCGCATGGGCGTGCTCTGCGACCCGCAGACGTCGGGCGGCCTGCTGGTGGCCGTGGCGCCCGAGGAGGCCGCCGCGTTCGCGGCGGCGTTCGAGAAGGCGGCCGGCAGGAAGCCCGCGAGAATCGGCAGCGTGCGGGAGGGAACGAGCGGCACCATCGCGATGCGCGCGTGAAAACGTCCTAAAAGGGGCCAGGCCCCTTTTAGGACATCAGGCGGATTCGCCAAGAAAAAGGACTACAGCATCTCGATGAACGCGGCTAGCCTGGTTCCCACCTGGCCGCTGTCCCCCGGGGAGTAGTCGGTCTCCAGCTTGAGGTACGGGATGCCCTCGTCCTCCATGCGCCGCTGCACGCGGGCAGACTCCACGTTGAACGTGTGGCACGCCTGCAGCACCACCTCCACCACGCCGTCGGCGCGGTAGGCGCGGGCCAGGTCCACCGTGTTGTCGATGCGGGCCCCGTTCGGCGTCATGACCGAGCAGTTGATGGCGAGGTAGCGATCGGCGATGGCGCGCAGGATGTCGTCGGCGTCCTCGTCGACGAGCAGGCGGTTCGCCCTCTCGCCCGAGCAGTCGTCGAGGCACACGATGACGCCGCCGTGCTCCTCGATCACCTTGCCCACCTTGTTGATGACGCCGCCCGACGGGCAGCCCGTGAGCAGGATGCGCTTGGCCGAGGCGCTCACGGGGCGCTCGCCCGCCGCGTAGGCGCGCTCGCGCTCGTCCGCCAGCGCCTCGAGCCGCCCGACGAAGGCCTCCACGTCGAAGCTGAACGTGCTGGCCAGCAGCGTGCTCATGAGCTCCACGCCGTGCACGGCGGGCGGGTCGTTCAGCTGCAGCTCGTAGAGCCGCACGAGCGCGCGCCGGTAGCGGTTGCGCAGGCGCGCCGCGGCCCGCAGCTTCTCGTCGGTGATGCGCGCGCCGAAGCGGCGCTC is a genomic window containing:
- a CDS encoding double-cubane-cluster-containing anaerobic reductase, which codes for MTDNGLPRTFEDFNEARKRGFLAAKEYKEQGGKLAGCLCSYTPLEVIDAAGMAAIGLCGMSDEAIPDAETVLPKNLCPLIKGTYGFALTEKCPYTYFSDIIVGETTCDGKKKMYELLADLKDVHVLHLPQSQARSYAADIWHEEVKLLAEELERRFGARITDEKLRAAARLRNRYRRALVRLYELQLNDPPAVHGVELMSTLLASTFSFDVEAFVGRLEALADERERAYAAGERPVSASAKRILLTGCPSGGVINKVGKVIEEHGGVIVCLDDCSGERANRLLVDEDADDILRAIADRYLAINCSVMTPNGARIDNTVDLARAYRADGVVEVVLQACHTFNVESARVQRRMEDEGIPYLKLETDYSPGDSGQVGTRLAAFIEML
- the selD gene encoding selenide, water dikinase SelD, translated to MSETERIRLTHLTEKGGUAAKWGPGDLEEILKDIAPPPDADLLLGFDTSDDAAVYRLDDETAAVLTLDFFTPVVDDPYEFGAIAAANALSDVFAMGAKPLTALNILAFPCSLGTDVVGDVLRGGADKVAEAGAFVVGGHSIEDDEPKYGLSVFGTVHPDRIVRNGGALPGDALFYTKAIGSGLMNSAFRAGFEDDEGMRPVIDSMMELNKAGAEAMASVHVHAATDVTGFGLAGHLHEMLDASGASAELVWEDLPLFEGAYRYSCDFCRPAKTFGIVDWARAFVEQGALGDEEFENRMGVLCDPQTSGGLLVAVAPEEAAAFAAAFEKAAGRKPARIGSVREGTSGTIAMRA